The following DNA comes from Hyphococcus flavus.
TATACTGGTCGCCCAGTTCGCCATGCCTAGCCGCCCTCCCTCGGTGCAGATTAAAGCTTCTGCTTCATCATGCTTATTTTGTCGTCCCAACCCAATGCTGTCACTAGCGGACGGTCCCTTGTCGTTGCCGGGTTTGCTTGTATCTCGCGAAAGTGAAGGGCTTTGACGGGTAGAAGACGGCCAGTCGTGGGCCAAAACAGAATTCCAGACGGTCTTCTGAAACGGTGAGGGCTGTGATTGGCGTTTAATTTCTTGGGCGGTCGTTTGTTAAAACCCCTTGTTTTATGGATCGCGCGGGGTATAACCCGCGCCTTCGAACCAGCCGCCGGGCCCCGAATTCGGGAATGGCATGCCTTGGCGGTGTTGTTGCACGCCCGAAAGGGCCCCCAAATTTCATGGGGAATAAGTAGGAAAAACGAAATGCCCAAGATGAAGACCAAATCAGGCGCGAAAAAGCGCTTTAAAATGACTGCCTCCGGCAAAGTCAAAGCCGGCGTCGCCGGCAAACGTCACGGCATGATCAAGCGCACGCCCAAGCAAATCCGCCAGAACCGGGGGATGGACGTGCTTTCTGACCCTGACGCGAAAATCGTCAAAAAATACATGCCCTATAACCGGTAAGGAGGCCTCGATATGTCACGTGTAAAACGGGGCGTTACCGCCCACGCCCGTCACCGCAAGATCATCAAGAAAGCGAAAGGCTATTACGGCCGCCGCAAAAATACGTTCCGCGTCGCCAACCAGGCTGTGGAAAAAGCCGGCCAGTACGCCTATCGCGACCGCCGCGCTCGCAAGCGTAATTTCCGTTCTCTCTGGATTCAGCGGATCAACGCCGCTTGCCGCGAGCTGGACTTTACCTACGCCCGGTTTATCGACGGGCTCACCAAGGCTGGCATTGAAGTTGACCGCAAGGTTCTTGCCGATATTGCCGTAAAAGAGCCGGAAGCGTTCAAGGCGCTGACTGAAAAAGCCAAAGCAGCCCTGTAGCAATCCATTGAAATCATTCAGTTTTAAAGCGCGCCTTTGTGGCGCGCTTTTTCGTGTTTGGGGATGAAAACCTATTAGAAAAACTACTATATTTTTTTAAAGTGTTTAGTATTTTTGACTATCATTTTGGGTAAACTTTTGCTAGAAAGACATGCGCCACGGCGAAAACGCCGGGCAAACCAACATTTAGGAGAGACCCATGCTGAAACATACAATGATCGCCGCCGCCACACTGATTGCTGCATTAACCCCAGCGCTGGCTGGAGAATTGCGGATCGGGTTTGACCGGGCTGACCTTCAGAGCCCTACAGCCGTTGCCTCGCTTTATGAGCATATCGCAGGTGAGGCGCGCGATTTCTGCCGGGCGGAACTAAGGGATTCAGAATTCCGTCGTTACCAAATAGAAGGTTGCGTGGATGACGTCGTCGCAGCAGCTATAGAGCAGATTGATGCGCCATTGCTGACGGCATACGCGGCCGTTGACAGGCCAAATACCAAGGTTGCCTCGCGCTAACAGCTCATCTTACTCGAACATGAAGAGCGGGCCCCTCGACAAAGGGGCCCGCTCTTTATATGGAAGTCAGACGATTTCGGAGCCGCTTGATGTCAATATTCCTGTTCTTTTTTAGGAGCGCCGATTGAACGGATGACCAAAGCGGTATCTGCCGGTAAGCGTCATCCGAGGATGGCGCTTTTTTATTGCGAGCGATGCTTATGCGGAGCCTTATGGTTGCCCTTGTAATCACTTTAGCCGCCGCGCTGAACGCCCAGGCGGAAGATCGCATGCGCGCCCGGGAGATGGGCGTTGCGCCGGGAATTCTCGACCCCGGTCCGCTGAACGCCATCACCGATGTGGCGGGTGTCGCGATGGGGCACGTCACGCATGTCAAAGGAGATGATATCCGCACCGGCGCCACAGTGATTTTACCGCATCAGGGTAATCTTTATCAGGACAAGGTTCCGGCCGCGATCGTCGTCGGCAATGGCTACGGCAAGCTTATGGGGTCGACGCAGGTTCATGAACTTGGCGAAATCGAGACGCCGATTGTCTTGACAAATACATTGAACGTCGCGGAAGGGGCGGCGGCGATCATCGAATGGAGCCTCGAGCAGCCGGGCAATGAACGCGTCGGATCGGTAAACGCTGTTGTCGGCGAAACCAATGACGGCGGTCTGAACAATATTCGCAAACGAGCACTGACGCCGAAGATGATCCGCCGCGCGATTGAGAACGCGAAAGAAGGTCCGGTTGAGGAGGGCGCTGTCGGCGCAGGAACCGGCACGCGCGCCTTCGGTTGGAAGGGCGGGATCGGCACAAGCTCCAGATTGCTACCGGACTCGCTTGGCGGTTACACGGTCGGTGTTCTTGTGCAGTCGAATTTCGGCGGTGTA
Coding sequences within:
- the rpmI gene encoding 50S ribosomal protein L35, with amino-acid sequence MPKMKTKSGAKKRFKMTASGKVKAGVAGKRHGMIKRTPKQIRQNRGMDVLSDPDAKIVKKYMPYNR
- the rplT gene encoding 50S ribosomal protein L20 — its product is MSRVKRGVTAHARHRKIIKKAKGYYGRRKNTFRVANQAVEKAGQYAYRDRRARKRNFRSLWIQRINAACRELDFTYARFIDGLTKAGIEVDRKVLADIAVKEPEAFKALTEKAKAAL
- a CDS encoding UrcA family protein — its product is MLKHTMIAAATLIAALTPALAGELRIGFDRADLQSPTAVASLYEHIAGEARDFCRAELRDSEFRRYQIEGCVDDVVAAAIEQIDAPLLTAYAAVDRPNTKVASR
- a CDS encoding P1 family peptidase, with translation MVALVITLAAALNAQAEDRMRAREMGVAPGILDPGPLNAITDVAGVAMGHVTHVKGDDIRTGATVILPHQGNLYQDKVPAAIVVGNGYGKLMGSTQVHELGEIETPIVLTNTLNVAEGAAAIIEWSLEQPGNERVGSVNAVVGETNDGGLNNIRKRALTPKMIRRAIENAKEGPVEEGAVGAGTGTRAFGWKGGIGTSSRLLPDSLGGYTVGVLVQSNFGGVLTIDGARVGEALGQYFLKSHLDNGDADGSIMIVVATDAPLSDRNLERLASRALGGLARTGAAMTNGSGDYVIAFSTAEGVRRTPERREAVSAIEELPNNLFSPMSQAVIEATEEAILNSLFMAKTMDGYNTYTGKPSTVEALPLDKVREILTLESNDKE